The following DNA comes from Mycobacterium sp. MS1601.
CAACACCGTGCGGGTGCCGATCGTGGCGGGCGAAGCCCCCGGCGACGCGCCGGGGTGAGTCGATGAGCATGCCCGCCGCCCTGGCCGAAGTGGTGTCCGATTTCGCCGAGGTGCAGGGGCAGGACAAGCTGCAACTGCTGCTGGAGTTCGCCCAGGAGCTGCCGGAACTGCCCGCCGACCTCGAAGAGGCGGCCATGGAACCGGTGCCGGAATGCCAGTCGCCATTGTTCCTGCATGTCGACGCCGCCGATCCCGCTCATGTGCGGCTGTTCTTCAGCGCTCCAGCCGAGGCTCCCACCACCCGCGGGTTCGCCTCGATCCTGGCCACCGGGCTGGACGGGCAGAGCAAGGACGACATCTTGGCCGTGCCCGACGATTTCTACTCCGAGTTGGGCCTTGGGGCACTGATCAGTCCGCTGCGACTGCGCGGCATGTCGGCGATGCTGGCACGAATCAAGCGGCGGTTACGGGACATCTAGTCGGCACAGCCGGCGCCGTTTGCCACACCTGCCCATTGCCGGCACACACCCATCTGTGCGCGTGTCCACCGCCGGGCAGCGAGTGCGCCCGGTCGCCGACGAGCAAGCTCCAAGCAATACCTGGCAAACTGCTGTGAATTGTTCAATACATGCTCACCACTATTGGGCACTACACTCGAGCAAATGACCGCGGCCGACCATCAGCGGCACGCCGACGCCGTCGCAACCACCCTGGAGAGCCAGGTCGGCCAGACGCGGCGCGAGCTCGACCGCACCGGACTGGT
Coding sequences within:
- a CDS encoding SufE family protein; this encodes MSMPAALAEVVSDFAEVQGQDKLQLLLEFAQELPELPADLEEAAMEPVPECQSPLFLHVDAADPAHVRLFFSAPAEAPTTRGFASILATGLDGQSKDDILAVPDDFYSELGLGALISPLRLRGMSAMLARIKRRLRDI